A stretch of Deinococcus gobiensis I-0 DNA encodes these proteins:
- a CDS encoding MarR family winged helix-turn-helix transcriptional regulator: protein MTQDPTGLLRRMTRLHTVLQQRTANACGLQSLARCQILTLLEREGTLTLAEVSRQLGTDKAWMSRNIEALVRDGLVHKQSQALDRRTVALTLTEQGQAQAQALNGKLSHQSARLLDRVPADEQAGVLRALELLVEALEMETAAQENATCSLT from the coding sequence ATGACTCAGGACCCGACGGGACTTCTCCGGCGCATGACCCGCCTCCATACGGTCTTGCAACAACGAACGGCGAATGCGTGCGGTCTACAGAGCCTGGCACGGTGTCAGATCCTCACGCTTCTAGAGAGAGAAGGGACCCTGACACTCGCGGAAGTCTCCCGCCAGTTGGGGACGGACAAGGCCTGGATGAGTCGGAATATCGAGGCGCTGGTCCGGGACGGTCTGGTCCACAAACAGTCCCAGGCGCTGGATCGGCGGACCGTGGCCCTGACCCTGACGGAGCAGGGGCAGGCACAGGCGCAGGCCTTGAACGGGAAGCTGTCCCATCAGTCGGCTCGCCTCCTGGACCGGGTGCCGGCAGACGAGCAGGCCGGTGTCTTGCGGGCGCTGGAACTGCTGGTTGAGGCGCTGGAAATGGAGACAGCCGCTCAGGAGAACGCGACGTGCAGCTTGACCTGA
- a CDS encoding DUF6428 family protein, translated as MTQSLSSVIPGLTEQTSTEAVISALRTLPQRPLQFHLHGTVLVPAGYHVTEVKAVTIEAMDCGGKANTWRETVVQLMDGSAEEAKAGFMTNRKFLAIYDRVVKHIPVRPDAEIRFEYGNAAQPAMQYHVTHVEIASEQIVVHLSTPGVQCKAGAACGLPAEASAEECAPESGCCAPQAPILLS; from the coding sequence ATGACGCAATCGCTCTCCTCTGTAATCCCTGGCCTCACCGAACAAACCTCCACCGAAGCGGTGATTTCTGCGCTGCGGACCCTGCCACAGCGTCCCCTCCAGTTTCATCTGCATGGCACGGTGCTGGTGCCGGCGGGGTATCACGTGACGGAGGTCAAGGCCGTCACCATTGAGGCGATGGACTGCGGCGGCAAAGCCAACACTTGGCGTGAGACCGTCGTTCAACTGATGGATGGCAGTGCGGAGGAGGCGAAGGCCGGCTTCATGACGAATCGGAAATTCCTGGCCATTTACGATCGCGTGGTCAAGCACATCCCCGTTCGCCCGGACGCAGAAATTCGCTTCGAATATGGCAACGCGGCACAGCCTGCAATGCAGTATCACGTTACCCACGTGGAGATCGCCTCTGAGCAGATCGTGGTGCACCTCAGCACCCCGGGGGTGCAGTGCAAGGCTGGAGCGGCGTGTGGTCTGCCTGCTGAAGCTTCCGCAGAAGAGTGCGCTCCCGAATCCGGCTGTTGTGCGCCCCAGGCGCCCATCCTCCTCAGCTAA
- a CDS encoding ArsR/SmtB family transcription factor, translating into MTTLTAPSVLDQLKALAQDTRYDLVRHLAQGEHCVCDLEALLNLPQSKVSYHLNILKEAGLVTSEQRGKNMYYALSREPFFRLGGQLLLDLFSELPPLTHQSKSVC; encoded by the coding sequence GTGACTACGCTGACCGCGCCCTCCGTCCTTGACCAACTCAAGGCGCTCGCGCAAGACACCCGCTATGACCTCGTCCGCCACCTCGCCCAGGGCGAGCACTGTGTCTGCGACCTGGAGGCCCTCCTGAATCTCCCCCAGTCGAAGGTTTCCTACCACCTCAACATCCTCAAAGAAGCAGGGCTGGTAACGTCTGAGCAGCGCGGCAAGAACATGTACTACGCCCTGAGCCGGGAGCCCTTCTTCCGCCTCGGGGGTCAATTGCTGCTTGATCTTTTCTCCGAGCTCCCACCTCTGACACATCAATCTAAATCGGTGTGTTAG
- a CDS encoding PLP-dependent aminotransferase family protein — translation MTSLPFNPRLLRGAPQPLHVQLAGEIRDAALHGRLPAGTRLPGSRSLAQTLGISRGVVEEAYGLLTSDGTLEAVVGSGTRVAAGLHPHPAPQEIGPGTAPPWFQTRTMPHSARLDAREGLHFRSGVTSCAMLDEQAWKRAWARATDLPLPGEYGDLAGLHDLRVALAAFTGRLRGLASTPEQVVLTSGSLNSLGLIARGVLPPRATVLYENPGYRSGHAVLQAAGHTLVPVPVDANGLVVADLPPAQAVYVTPSHQFPLGGRMSLARRLALLEWAQVQRAIILEDDYDGEFRYDAPPLPPLASLDGSGRVLYLGTFSKILSPALRLGFVVAAPDLVAALVRERFLTDGGPALAGQVALLHLLRSGDLDRHLRRARRWHAQVRQALTEELAPLAPHAVLGGIEAGLHVCLHLNPPLDAEDISARLAERQVYAETLTTFTFTGAPAQALVLGHGGLTLAEVRVGTHHLRQVITQALRDTTSENTL, via the coding sequence ATGACCTCCCTCCCTTTCAATCCACGTCTGCTCCGCGGCGCTCCTCAACCCCTCCATGTCCAGCTGGCCGGGGAGATCCGGGACGCGGCGCTGCATGGCCGTCTGCCCGCCGGCACGCGCCTGCCCGGGAGCCGCAGCCTGGCCCAGACACTGGGGATCTCCCGTGGGGTCGTCGAGGAGGCCTATGGCCTGCTGACTTCGGACGGCACCCTGGAGGCGGTGGTCGGGTCCGGCACACGGGTCGCGGCGGGGCTGCACCCCCACCCCGCGCCCCAGGAAATCGGCCCTGGAACTGCGCCGCCCTGGTTCCAGACGCGGACCATGCCGCATTCAGCCCGACTCGACGCGCGTGAGGGGCTGCACTTCCGCAGCGGCGTGACCTCCTGCGCCATGCTGGACGAGCAGGCCTGGAAACGTGCCTGGGCCCGGGCGACGGACCTGCCCCTCCCCGGCGAGTACGGTGACCTGGCGGGTCTCCATGATCTACGCGTCGCCCTGGCGGCCTTCACCGGGCGCCTGCGTGGGCTGGCATCCACGCCCGAGCAGGTGGTCCTGACCTCGGGGAGCCTGAACAGCCTGGGACTGATCGCGCGGGGCGTCCTCCCCCCCAGGGCGACGGTGCTCTACGAAAATCCCGGGTACCGCTCGGGCCACGCGGTCCTCCAGGCCGCTGGACATACCCTGGTGCCCGTGCCGGTGGACGCCAACGGGCTGGTTGTCGCGGACCTGCCCCCCGCCCAGGCGGTGTACGTCACGCCCAGCCACCAGTTCCCTCTGGGCGGGCGTATGAGCCTGGCCCGCCGCCTCGCCCTGTTGGAGTGGGCACAGGTTCAGCGGGCCATCATCCTTGAGGACGACTACGATGGAGAGTTCCGCTACGACGCCCCGCCCCTCCCCCCACTCGCCAGTCTGGACGGGAGTGGCCGGGTGCTCTATCTGGGAACCTTTTCCAAGATCCTGAGCCCGGCGCTGCGCTTGGGCTTCGTGGTGGCCGCGCCCGACCTCGTGGCCGCTCTGGTGCGCGAACGCTTTCTGACCGACGGGGGCCCTGCCCTCGCCGGTCAGGTGGCCCTGTTGCACCTGCTGCGCAGTGGTGATCTCGACCGCCACCTGCGCCGTGCCCGGCGCTGGCACGCCCAGGTCCGTCAGGCCTTGACGGAAGAGCTTGCGCCCCTGGCGCCCCACGCTGTCCTGGGAGGCATTGAGGCGGGGTTGCACGTCTGCTTGCATCTGAACCCGCCGCTGGACGCCGAGGACATCTCGGCGAGGCTGGCCGAGCGGCAGGTGTATGCCGAGACGCTGACCACGTTCACCTTCACAGGTGCCCCAGCGCAAGCGCTGGTGTTGGGGCACGGGGGGCTCACCCTGGCGGAGGTGCGGGTAGGAACCCACCACCTCCGCCAGGTCATCACGCAAGCCCTGAGAGACACGACTTCAGAAAACACTCTGTAG
- a CDS encoding transposase, with translation MRGTSRLEITMGKQRKVWSTDVKEAIVLSVLRGDLGVAEAARQHRVNESLIHTWKTQFLEAGRARLAGDRQDPGCHHPGTRE, from the coding sequence ATGCGAGGGACGAGCAGACTGGAGATCACTATGGGAAAGCAGAGAAAAGTCTGGAGCACGGACGTCAAAGAAGCCATCGTCCTGAGCGTGCTGCGGGGAGATCTCGGGGTCGCGGAAGCGGCCCGTCAGCACAGGGTCAACGAAAGTCTGATCCATACCTGGAAAACTCAGTTCCTAGAAGCCGGACGCGCCCGGCTCGCGGGCGACCGACAGGACCCAGGGTGTCACCACCCTGGAACGCGAGAATGA
- a CDS encoding NAD(P)-dependent alcohol dehydrogenase: protein MHFERRVPGPSDVQIEILYCGVCHSDLHQVRDDWENTVWPCIPGHEIVGRVSAVGAEVTKFKVGDLAGVGCMVDSCQHCDSCQKGEEQYCENGWLATYNGPFKPDGSNTFGGYSDHIVVTEGFVLRIPDNLDLKGVAPILCAGVTTYSPMKHWGVKAGMKVGVVALGGLGHMAVQIASALGADVTVFTTKPEKAKDAGHLGAKASVVSTDEDAMKALKGSLDFILDTIPVGHDVNPYLQCLKHDGQMVLVGALEKLEPPNNMLMATQRVGIAGSLIGSLAETQEVLDLCGQHGITAQVEMIDIQDINGAFERMLGEEIHYRAVIDMASLKKDRNAAD from the coding sequence ATGCACTTCGAGCGCCGCGTGCCCGGCCCCAGCGACGTGCAGATCGAGATCCTGTACTGCGGTGTGTGCCACTCGGACCTGCATCAGGTGCGCGACGACTGGGAAAACACGGTCTGGCCCTGCATCCCCGGTCACGAGATCGTCGGGCGCGTCTCGGCCGTGGGCGCCGAGGTCACGAAGTTCAAGGTGGGCGACCTCGCAGGCGTCGGGTGCATGGTGGACAGCTGTCAGCACTGCGACTCGTGCCAGAAGGGCGAGGAGCAGTACTGCGAGAATGGCTGGCTCGCCACCTACAACGGCCCCTTCAAACCCGACGGCAGCAACACCTTCGGCGGGTACTCGGACCACATCGTCGTGACCGAGGGGTTCGTGCTGCGTATCCCCGACAACCTCGACCTCAAGGGGGTCGCGCCGATCCTGTGCGCGGGCGTGACCACCTACTCGCCCATGAAGCACTGGGGCGTGAAGGCCGGCATGAAGGTGGGCGTCGTGGCGCTGGGCGGCCTAGGCCACATGGCCGTGCAGATCGCCAGTGCGCTGGGGGCCGACGTGACGGTCTTCACCACCAAGCCGGAAAAGGCCAAGGACGCCGGCCACCTGGGCGCCAAAGCCTCGGTCGTCTCGACCGACGAGGACGCCATGAAGGCCCTGAAGGGCAGCCTCGACTTCATCCTCGACACCATTCCGGTCGGCCACGACGTGAATCCCTACCTCCAGTGCCTCAAGCACGACGGGCAGATGGTTCTGGTTGGTGCGCTCGAAAAGCTGGAGCCGCCGAACAACATGCTCATGGCGACGCAGCGCGTGGGCATCGCGGGCTCGCTGATCGGCAGCCTCGCCGAGACGCAGGAGGTCCTGGACCTGTGCGGCCAGCACGGCATCACGGCGCAGGTCGAGATGATCGACATCCAGGACATCAACGGGGCCTTCGAGCGCATGCTCGGGGAGGAGATCCACTACCGCGCCGTGATCGACATGGCCTCGCTGAAAAAGGACAGGAACGCGGCCGACTGA
- a CDS encoding arsenate reductase ArsC: MPRVLILCTHNSARSQMAEALTRDAARRLGVALDVHSAGTEATRVKPDAIAVMNELGLDLSTHTSKTLHDVPEAQNFDYVVTVCDSAAEACPIYPGHTLRRHYPFVDPSGGSLDRWRTVRDQLKIQFDAFVQALKEGRDVPPTYEESPAVETK, encoded by the coding sequence ATGCCGCGTGTCCTGATTCTCTGTACCCACAACTCTGCCCGCTCCCAGATGGCCGAAGCCCTCACGCGTGACGCCGCCCGTCGCCTGGGCGTCGCCCTGGACGTGCACTCCGCCGGCACAGAAGCCACCCGGGTCAAGCCCGACGCCATCGCCGTCATGAATGAACTGGGCCTGGATCTCTCCACCCACACCAGCAAAACCCTCCACGATGTCCCCGAGGCGCAGAACTTCGACTACGTCGTCACGGTCTGCGACAGCGCCGCCGAAGCCTGCCCTATCTATCCCGGCCACACTCTCCGGCGGCACTATCCCTTCGTCGATCCGAGTGGCGGCAGCCTCGACCGCTGGCGGACCGTCCGCGATCAACTCAAGATCCAATTCGATGCCTTCGTTCAGGCCCTCAAAGAAGGCCGTGACGTCCCGCCTACCTACGAGGAAAGTCCAGCGGTCGAGACGAAGTAA
- a CDS encoding DUF4262 domain-containing protein, with product MPEDDEGPGFAFTVGLTANYQHPEIIVLGLPLELMHALLNVIGRAVKGGHRFEANRHYAGLLTDAECAFIDVAATHCRDFLGTAMWFYQSHPFQALQCVWPDKQGTYPWDESCSTDWQVLQPLLDTP from the coding sequence GTGCCCGAGGACGACGAAGGACCAGGGTTCGCCTTCACCGTCGGCCTGACGGCCAACTACCAGCATCCAGAAATCATTGTCCTTGGCCTTCCTCTGGAGCTCATGCACGCGCTCCTCAATGTCATCGGTCGTGCCGTGAAGGGCGGGCACCGCTTTGAGGCAAATCGTCACTATGCTGGCCTTCTTACGGATGCCGAGTGTGCGTTCATTGACGTCGCTGCCACGCACTGTCGTGATTTTCTAGGCACCGCCATGTGGTTCTACCAGTCGCACCCCTTCCAAGCGTTGCAATGCGTCTGGCCTGACAAGCAAGGCACCTACCCATGGGATGAGTCATGTTCTACCGACTGGCAAGTCTTGCAGCCCTTACTTGACACGCCTTGA
- a CDS encoding catalase family protein: MSSEYVRYRDDLEQIQPGEAETMARLTDMMRGFSEAMNTRYRHAVRSVHSKGHGLLVGELEVYEGLPERLAQGLFARPGRYPVVMRFSTPPGDILPDTVSTPRGLALKIVGPEGAEMVDGHAGEVTQDFVFLNSPEFGQKDAAGFMKGQKPIQLTVNAPEEIKVAASLGARVADSLTGGKGKLSPMLRQLGGHPYTHPLGETFYTQLPHRWGDYVGKLSLAPVSAHLRRLKGQPIKVLGEIDALRDNIAAVIAQEGGEWELRVQLSVDEKKMPIEDASVLWDESLSPFLPVARIRIAAQDSARPNKLVYGDDRASFNPWHAQAAHRPLGNVMRARRAAYRMSADFRREHNDEPIPEPRSQSDLPEI; the protein is encoded by the coding sequence ATGTCCTCCGAATATGTGCGTTACCGCGACGATCTGGAGCAGATCCAGCCCGGCGAGGCCGAGACGATGGCCCGGCTGACCGACATGATGCGCGGCTTCAGCGAGGCCATGAACACCCGCTACCGCCACGCGGTCCGCAGCGTGCACAGCAAGGGCCACGGCCTGCTCGTCGGCGAGCTGGAGGTCTACGAGGGCCTGCCGGAACGCCTGGCCCAGGGGCTGTTCGCCCGCCCCGGCCGCTACCCGGTGGTCATGCGCTTTTCAACGCCGCCCGGCGACATCCTGCCAGACACGGTGTCCACGCCGCGTGGGCTGGCCCTCAAGATCGTGGGGCCCGAGGGGGCCGAGATGGTGGACGGGCACGCGGGCGAGGTCACGCAGGACTTCGTGTTTCTAAATTCACCCGAGTTTGGGCAGAAGGACGCCGCCGGCTTCATGAAGGGGCAGAAGCCCATCCAACTCACCGTGAACGCTCCCGAGGAGATCAAGGTGGCAGCGTCCCTGGGCGCGCGGGTGGCCGACAGTCTCACGGGGGGCAAGGGCAAGCTCTCGCCCATGCTGCGCCAGCTTGGTGGACATCCCTATACGCACCCGCTGGGCGAGACCTTCTACACCCAGCTGCCGCACCGCTGGGGCGACTACGTGGGCAAGCTGTCGCTGGCCCCCGTCTCGGCCCACCTGCGGCGCCTGAAGGGGCAGCCCATCAAGGTGCTGGGCGAGATCGACGCCCTGCGTGACAATATCGCGGCTGTGATCGCCCAGGAGGGCGGCGAGTGGGAGCTAAGGGTGCAACTCTCGGTCGATGAGAAGAAGATGCCTATTGAGGACGCCTCGGTGTTGTGGGACGAGTCGCTCAGCCCCTTCCTACCAGTGGCCCGTATCCGCATTGCGGCGCAGGACAGCGCCCGTCCCAACAAGCTCGTGTACGGCGACGACCGTGCGAGCTTCAATCCCTGGCACGCCCAGGCTGCGCACCGCCCGTTGGGCAATGTCATGCGTGCCCGCCGCGCGGCCTATCGCATGTCGGCCGACTTCCGCCGCGAGCACAACGACGAGCCCATTCCTGAACCTCGTAGTCAAAGTGACTTGCCTGAAATTTAA
- the arsN2 gene encoding arsenic resistance N-acetyltransferase ArsN2, which produces MQLDLTLRDAQPADRPRGVALLRAAGLPLVGLPDDLMGFIVAEEGGKVVGLAGLEHYGSVGMVRSVVVHSDYRGMGYGEALLHATLDRAAQQRIETLVLLTTTAAAWFERWDFAQIPWSELPEAVQRSPLVQEGCPASAIVMGRVLRE; this is translated from the coding sequence GTGCAGCTTGACCTGACCCTCCGGGACGCGCAGCCCGCAGATCGGCCGAGAGGGGTGGCGTTATTGCGCGCGGCTGGATTGCCCTTGGTGGGCCTCCCCGACGACTTGATGGGGTTCATCGTCGCCGAAGAGGGGGGCAAGGTCGTGGGCCTGGCCGGGCTGGAACACTATGGGTCGGTCGGGATGGTGCGCTCGGTGGTGGTGCACTCTGACTACCGAGGCATGGGGTATGGGGAGGCGCTGCTGCACGCGACGCTTGACCGTGCGGCGCAGCAGCGAATAGAGACGCTCGTGCTGCTGACCACGACAGCGGCAGCGTGGTTTGAGCGGTGGGACTTTGCCCAGATTCCCTGGTCAGAGCTGCCGGAAGCTGTGCAGCGTTCGCCGCTGGTGCAGGAGGGATGTCCAGCATCGGCAATAGTGATGGGACGGGTGCTGAGGGAGTAG
- a CDS encoding ArsR/SmtB family transcription factor → MDFDGTAAVFKALGDVHRLKALHFLATADAGCCSTGQGICTCDVQEWLGLSQATTSHHMKILVDTGFVTAEKRGRWTYYTLSERGLQVAGTALQALLVHVPVARQAAV, encoded by the coding sequence ATGGATTTCGATGGGACGGCAGCGGTGTTCAAGGCGCTGGGTGATGTCCACCGTCTCAAGGCCCTACACTTTCTGGCGACCGCGGACGCGGGATGCTGCTCGACCGGGCAGGGCATCTGCACCTGCGACGTGCAGGAGTGGCTGGGACTCAGTCAGGCCACCACCAGCCATCACATGAAAATCCTGGTCGACACGGGCTTCGTCACCGCCGAGAAACGCGGACGATGGACCTATTACACCCTGAGTGAGCGGGGCCTGCAGGTCGCAGGAACGGCACTACAGGCGTTGCTTGTCCACGTGCCTGTCGCCCGGCAAGCGGCTGTGTAA
- a CDS encoding transposase, translating into MTSDGRFFQYTKPEAIWSGDVTRLLQHLLRHVQGEIMVVLDNAGIHRAKATQAFVEIHERLSLVLLSPYAPESNLIELVWTYVKRNVLENFCARSVGVLKAKLTTAWQRVRYINPPQYLMDLNLCRYQ; encoded by the coding sequence ATCACTTCGGATGGTCGATTCTTCCAGTACACGAAGCCTGAGGCGATCTGGAGTGGGGACGTCACCCGGCTCTTGCAGCATCTGTTGCGCCATGTGCAAGGGGAGATCATGGTGGTGCTGGACAATGCGGGCATACACCGAGCGAAGGCAACTCAGGCGTTCGTGGAGATCCACGAACGCCTGTCACTGGTGTTGTTGTCACCGTACGCTCCGGAGTCGAATCTGATCGAGCTGGTGTGGACGTACGTGAAGCGGAATGTGCTGGAGAACTTCTGTGCCCGCTCAGTGGGCGTGCTGAAAGCGAAGCTGACGACGGCCTGGCAACGGGTTCGGTACATCAATCCGCCTCAATATTTGATGGACTTGAACTTATGCCGTTATCAATAA
- a CDS encoding arsenic transporter encodes MLLAALIFLLTLVLVIWQPKLRWQPEGLGIGWSATFGALLALMTGVVSTADIPIVWDIVWNATITFVALIIISLLLDEAGFFRWVALHVARWGGGSGRRLFTLVILLGAVVSALFANDGTALILTPIVLAMLLALGFSTTTTLAFIMATGFIADSSSLPLVISNLVNIVTADFFNLSFGKYASVMVPVDLAAVLASLTVLFLYFRRDLPRLYEPSKLDAPDSAIRDRRVFQTGWVVLALLLVGYFTAGPLGVPVSVVAVLGAALLYVVAARGQIIPTRKVLRGAPWQIVIFSLGMYLVVYGLRNAGLTDVLGNVLSRFAEGGLWSGTLGTGVVMALISSVMNNMPSVLIGNIAIDDSTATGLVKQGMVYANVVGNDLGPKITPIGSLATLLWLHVLARKGIRIGWGQYFKIGIVLTLPVLLITLLALALRLSL; translated from the coding sequence ATGCTGCTCGCTGCACTGATCTTCCTCCTGACCCTCGTCCTCGTCATCTGGCAACCCAAGTTGAGGTGGCAGCCGGAAGGCCTGGGCATCGGGTGGAGCGCCACCTTCGGCGCCCTCCTCGCCCTGATGACCGGTGTCGTCAGCACCGCCGACATTCCCATCGTCTGGGACATCGTCTGGAACGCCACGATCACCTTCGTGGCGCTGATCATCATCTCCTTGCTCCTGGACGAGGCCGGCTTCTTCCGCTGGGTCGCCCTCCACGTCGCCCGTTGGGGCGGCGGAAGCGGCCGCCGGCTCTTCACGCTGGTCATTTTGCTCGGCGCCGTCGTCAGTGCCCTCTTCGCCAACGACGGCACCGCCCTGATCCTGACCCCCATCGTCCTCGCCATGCTGCTGGCCCTGGGGTTCTCCACCACGACCACCCTCGCGTTCATCATGGCGACGGGCTTCATCGCAGACAGCTCCAGCCTACCCCTGGTGATCAGCAACCTCGTCAACATCGTCACCGCCGACTTCTTCAACCTGAGTTTCGGGAAATACGCCAGCGTCATGGTCCCCGTCGATCTGGCCGCCGTCCTGGCCAGCTTGACGGTGCTGTTCCTGTACTTCCGGCGAGACCTGCCCCGCCTCTACGAACCCTCGAAGTTGGATGCCCCAGACAGCGCGATCCGTGACCGCCGCGTCTTCCAGACGGGTTGGGTGGTGCTGGCGCTCCTCCTGGTGGGGTACTTCACCGCGGGTCCGCTCGGGGTCCCCGTCAGCGTCGTCGCGGTTCTGGGCGCAGCACTGCTGTATGTCGTCGCGGCACGCGGCCAGATCATCCCCACCCGCAAGGTGCTTCGCGGCGCGCCGTGGCAGATCGTGATCTTCTCCCTGGGCATGTACCTCGTCGTGTACGGCCTGCGCAACGCTGGCCTGACCGACGTGCTGGGTAATGTCCTGAGCCGATTTGCCGAGGGTGGCCTGTGGAGCGGCACGCTCGGCACAGGAGTCGTGATGGCCCTCATTTCCAGCGTGATGAACAACATGCCCAGTGTGCTGATCGGCAACATCGCGATCGACGACAGTACCGCAACCGGGCTCGTCAAACAGGGCATGGTCTACGCGAACGTGGTGGGCAACGATCTGGGCCCCAAGATCACGCCCATCGGGAGTCTGGCCACCCTGCTCTGGCTTCACGTCCTCGCGCGCAAAGGAATTCGAATTGGTTGGGGTCAGTATTTCAAGATCGGAATCGTTCTGACCCTGCCCGTCCTGCTGATCACGTTGCTGGCCCTAGCCCTCCGCCTCTCGCTGTAG
- a CDS encoding arsinothricin resistance N-acetyltransferase ArsN1 family A — protein MVLNESRPARPDDAPEIARIYTQGIEDRSSTFETRPRTADDIAPWFDGQHPIVVVERQGQVIAFASTSLYRPRECYAGIAEFSVYVDRAARGTGAGKAAMQALLADAQAAGYWKLLSRVFPENIGSRKLLMSLGFREVGLYERHGQLDGLWKDVVIVEKLL, from the coding sequence ATGGTCCTGAACGAATCCCGTCCTGCCCGCCCCGACGATGCCCCGGAAATCGCCCGTATCTACACCCAGGGCATCGAAGATCGCAGCAGCACGTTCGAGACTCGCCCACGTACGGCAGATGACATCGCCCCCTGGTTTGACGGCCAGCACCCCATCGTCGTCGTGGAACGGCAAGGACAGGTCATCGCGTTCGCCAGCACCAGTCTGTACCGGCCGCGCGAGTGCTACGCCGGCATTGCCGAATTCAGTGTGTATGTTGACCGTGCTGCCCGGGGGACGGGTGCCGGGAAGGCGGCCATGCAGGCCCTCCTGGCGGACGCGCAGGCGGCTGGGTACTGGAAACTGCTTTCACGGGTCTTTCCGGAGAACATCGGGAGCCGAAAGCTCCTGATGTCCCTGGGTTTCCGTGAGGTCGGCCTCTACGAGCGGCACGGTCAACTCGACGGCCTCTGGAAGGACGTCGTGATCGTCGAAAAACTGCTGTGA
- a CDS encoding IS5 family transposase: MIRQGYPSDVDDDTYFFLLPYLLLSRQDAGQRKHPIRDVLNALFWIARTGAQWAYLPHEFPPPETVRQQAHRWFEAGCFETAAHDLRILSRVERSRNGEPTAIIIDSRTLQSTPESGHRAGFDGTKKREGTNVHLAVDTLGHLLAVLTTPAHEQDRAQVKDLCLEVQEATGVNVEVAFADQGDTGAQTALQAAEAGVELIVVKRPEASKGFILLPRRWVVERSLAWLSRFRRLGRDLERWPSTLVGFHFLAACFLLCHNLKPLFA; the protein is encoded by the coding sequence ATGATCCGGCAGGGCTACCCCAGCGACGTGGACGACGATACGTACTTCTTTCTCCTACCGTATCTTCTGCTCAGTCGCCAGGATGCAGGGCAGCGGAAACACCCCATTCGGGACGTCCTCAATGCCTTGTTCTGGATCGCTCGAACCGGGGCACAGTGGGCCTATCTCCCTCACGAGTTCCCTCCACCGGAGACGGTGCGCCAACAGGCGCACCGCTGGTTCGAGGCCGGGTGCTTCGAGACGGCCGCACATGATCTCCGCATCCTCTCCCGAGTTGAGCGGTCCAGAAACGGCGAACCCACCGCGATCATCATCGACAGTCGCACGCTCCAAAGCACGCCGGAAAGCGGGCACCGCGCCGGATTTGACGGGACGAAAAAGCGCGAAGGCACCAACGTGCATCTTGCGGTCGACACGTTGGGCCACCTGCTCGCCGTCTTGACGACCCCAGCCCATGAACAAGACCGGGCACAGGTCAAAGACCTGTGCTTGGAGGTGCAAGAAGCGACGGGCGTCAACGTCGAAGTGGCCTTCGCCGATCAGGGCGATACGGGAGCACAGACCGCGCTCCAGGCGGCTGAAGCAGGTGTAGAACTGATCGTCGTGAAACGTCCGGAGGCGTCGAAGGGCTTCATTCTGCTGCCCCGTCGCTGGGTGGTCGAGCGTTCGTTGGCTTGGCTCTCCCGATTCAGACGCCTCGGACGAGACCTTGAACGGTGGCCATCAACTCTGGTGGGATTCCATTTCCTGGCGGCTTGTTTTCTGCTCTGCCACAACCTCAAGCCCCTTTTTGCATAG
- a CDS encoding integrase core domain-containing protein, with the protein MVQSDGGSDFTSDLFQQSCLKYGSWVRCKVSQPGGTGLLERLNRTYKYQFAFRQDWQSMADVRTAMPDFHRWYNHERRHSALDYATPWSTLTSSANARNAA; encoded by the coding sequence GTGGTGCAGAGCGATGGAGGCAGTGATTTCACCAGTGACCTCTTTCAACAGAGCTGTTTGAAATACGGCAGCTGGGTGCGCTGCAAGGTCTCCCAGCCGGGGGGAACCGGACTCCTGGAACGCCTCAACCGGACCTACAAGTATCAGTTTGCCTTCCGCCAGGACTGGCAGTCCATGGCCGATGTCCGGACCGCCATGCCGGACTTTCACCGCTGGTACAACCACGAGCGCCGTCATTCGGCGCTCGACTACGCCACGCCTTGGTCTACACTCACTTCATCGGCAAACGCTCGCAACGCCGCTTGA